The Gemella haemolysans genome includes a region encoding these proteins:
- the cas9 gene encoding type II CRISPR RNA-guided endonuclease Cas9 (Cas9, originally named Csn1, is the large, multifunctional signature protein of type II CRISPR/Cas systems. It is well known even to general audiences because its RNA-guided endonuclease activity has made it a popular tool for custom editing of eukaryotic genomes.), with product MTNKTWYLGLDIGTASVGWAATDNEYKIIRKNKKRLWGVRLFEEATTAEERRGYRSGRRRLARRKWRLNLLEELFTQEIAKIDANFFLRLKESQYHYEDKTHQVPYAIFNDKDYTDKDYYKEYPTIYHLRTKLMTEENPDIRKVFLAIHHILKNRGHFLLQGQSFKEGNLNNLIKELLNLDILHISIEITEENINKITEIALEKKTLTDKVNDLKKIYPKEKQLLEAFRLIFGGKTSLDKLFAIDEYKELDASVKSVSFKEKIYEEVRHDYEQVLSNYIELLDLAKLVYDSIILSDIKKEGKTLSESKVELYHKHREDLTKLKTLVKNDSKLSEDKKVELYSAIFKEDKDKGTNYVNYIRKSEEGKGCNYEDFKKFLVKELAKLEESSAKEEILRDLELELFLPLQRTKDNSVVPYQIHKEELVKILDNAAKYHKFLNEKDDSGYSIIEKVIQLLEFRIPYYVGPLNSSKKAKVDGFAWSVRNKGYENTPVTPWNYEKVIDESASAEKFITNLTNKCTYLKGEDVLPKSSLLYSEFALLNELNALKYDGNRISLEARNVIIEKLFKEQGKKVTKTSIKNLLKAEGYIDGKGEITGIDITVKNDLKSYRDFKKILGDKFNTEHVENIILWITLYGESRKLIKAKIEAVYGDIYSKEEIAKMSRLVYKDWGRFSRKLLTELVSKKLYNEETGECLNIIGAMRQNNILFMELLADRFDYSQQIIDYNKELQKEVTEITPEILDDLYVSPSVKRSIWQTVRIVEELKKIIGCAPAKIFVETTRSNQDKKKPTDSRKKQLELFYKAVKKDVKDLEKEIGSLNFDKLNERLSSVEPSKLKAKKLYLYYTQLGRCMYSGETIDITQLNTTAYDIDHIYPQSKVKDDSFTNTVLVKREYNAAKTDRYPLGSDIQTPSNRRFWKFLKEKGLITDEKYNRLVRTEEFSDEELTGFIARQLVETSQSVKAVAGILGELNPKTSICYSKAENVSSFRQNFGKIKEGNRKSDNTEQLIKVREINDYHHAKDAYLNVVVGNVYDTKFTRNVFNFIKDKKDGRKYSLNNVFYENVSNSNNVAWELNKTVHQVEKVMNNNNILVTRRTSEQKGGLFDATVYKAKVAAKAKEGVYYPLKTSDPVVNDVTKYGGFTKVKIAYYSIFEYTLVNKKGEEKITRIIPIPIYVSQNIKDDSTLLEFGKTQINIKSGEEVKDFKLKYRKLCIGDLVKINNFFNFIGGKTNDSFVYDGAVQVTLDTESERYIKTLSKYQNWKKENKDGELWESITKEKNTELYNLLVEKMNSGIFIKKKPNKFNELNSEEIRNNFSSISLEEQAKVLLEVLNLLTNKKSIFDLKSINITAARGKISFNLSNLSQFSIIEQSVAGFYEKEITIIGDKENDMENNNC from the coding sequence ATGACTAATAAAACATGGTATCTCGGTTTAGATATTGGAACAGCAAGTGTGGGTTGGGCTGCCACTGATAATGAATATAAAATTATTAGAAAAAATAAAAAAAGATTATGGGGAGTTAGATTATTTGAAGAAGCTACTACTGCAGAAGAACGCCGAGGATATCGTTCTGGGAGAAGAAGATTAGCTAGAAGAAAATGGCGTTTAAACTTATTAGAAGAATTATTTACTCAAGAAATAGCCAAAATTGATGCTAATTTTTTCTTAAGGTTAAAAGAAAGTCAATATCATTATGAGGATAAAACTCATCAAGTACCGTATGCGATTTTTAATGATAAAGATTATACAGATAAAGATTATTATAAAGAATATCCAACAATTTATCATTTAAGAACAAAACTTATGACTGAGGAAAACCCTGATATAAGAAAAGTATTTTTAGCAATACATCACATTTTAAAAAATAGAGGGCATTTTTTACTTCAAGGGCAAAGTTTTAAAGAAGGTAATCTTAATAATTTAATTAAAGAATTACTTAATCTAGATATATTACATATAAGTATTGAAATAACGGAAGAAAATATTAATAAAATTACAGAGATTGCATTAGAGAAGAAAACTTTGACTGATAAAGTAAATGATCTTAAGAAAATATATCCAAAAGAAAAGCAATTATTAGAAGCGTTTAGACTTATTTTTGGAGGGAAAACATCGTTAGATAAACTATTTGCTATTGATGAATATAAAGAATTAGATGCTTCTGTAAAATCAGTTTCTTTTAAAGAGAAGATTTATGAAGAAGTTCGACATGATTATGAACAAGTTCTATCAAATTATATAGAATTACTAGATCTAGCTAAGTTAGTTTATGATAGTATTATTCTTTCTGATATTAAAAAAGAAGGGAAGACATTATCAGAATCTAAAGTAGAGCTTTATCACAAACATAGAGAGGACTTAACTAAATTAAAAACTCTTGTAAAAAATGATTCAAAATTATCGGAAGATAAAAAAGTTGAGCTTTATTCAGCTATATTTAAAGAGGATAAAGATAAAGGAACTAACTATGTAAATTATATTCGTAAAAGTGAAGAAGGAAAAGGATGTAATTATGAAGACTTTAAAAAATTCTTAGTAAAAGAATTAGCTAAGCTAGAAGAAAGCTCAGCTAAAGAAGAAATTTTAAGAGATTTAGAATTAGAACTATTCTTACCACTTCAAAGAACAAAAGATAATTCTGTAGTACCGTATCAAATCCATAAAGAAGAATTGGTAAAAATTTTAGATAATGCGGCTAAATATCATAAGTTCTTAAATGAAAAAGATGATAGTGGATATAGTATAATAGAAAAAGTAATTCAATTATTAGAATTCAGAATACCGTACTATGTTGGTCCACTAAATTCTAGTAAAAAAGCTAAAGTAGATGGATTTGCTTGGTCTGTAAGAAATAAAGGGTATGAGAATACACCAGTAACTCCTTGGAATTATGAGAAAGTAATTGATGAAAGTGCAAGTGCAGAGAAGTTTATTACCAATTTAACTAATAAATGTACATATCTTAAAGGTGAAGATGTCCTTCCGAAGAGTTCATTATTATATTCTGAGTTTGCCTTACTAAATGAGCTGAATGCATTAAAATATGATGGTAATAGAATAAGTTTAGAAGCTAGAAATGTTATTATTGAAAAACTTTTCAAAGAACAAGGTAAGAAAGTTACAAAAACAAGTATTAAAAACTTATTAAAAGCAGAAGGATATATAGACGGTAAGGGTGAAATTACTGGAATTGATATTACTGTAAAAAATGATCTGAAATCATATAGGGATTTCAAAAAAATCCTAGGAGATAAATTTAATACTGAACACGTAGAAAATATAATTCTTTGGATTACATTATACGGAGAATCTAGAAAATTAATAAAAGCTAAGATAGAAGCTGTATATGGGGATATATATTCAAAAGAAGAAATAGCAAAAATGTCTAGGTTAGTATATAAAGATTGGGGAAGATTCTCTAGAAAACTGTTGACAGAATTAGTAAGTAAAAAACTTTATAATGAGGAAACGGGAGAATGTTTAAATATAATTGGAGCAATGCGTCAAAATAACATACTATTCATGGAGTTATTGGCAGATAGATTCGATTATTCACAACAGATAATTGACTACAATAAAGAGTTACAAAAAGAAGTAACAGAAATTACACCTGAAATTTTAGATGATTTATATGTATCGCCATCTGTTAAACGTTCGATTTGGCAAACCGTAAGAATAGTAGAAGAACTTAAGAAAATTATAGGATGTGCTCCAGCGAAAATTTTCGTAGAGACAACTAGATCTAATCAAGATAAGAAAAAACCAACAGATTCTCGTAAGAAACAATTAGAATTATTCTATAAAGCAGTAAAAAAAGATGTAAAAGATTTAGAAAAAGAGATAGGTTCATTGAACTTTGATAAGCTGAATGAAAGATTGAGTTCAGTAGAACCATCTAAACTAAAAGCTAAAAAATTATATCTATACTATACACAATTAGGAAGATGTATGTATAGTGGGGAAACGATTGATATTACGCAGTTAAATACTACAGCCTATGATATAGATCACATATATCCACAAAGTAAAGTGAAGGATGACAGTTTTACAAATACTGTATTAGTAAAAAGAGAATATAACGCAGCTAAAACAGACAGATATCCATTAGGAAGTGATATTCAAACACCTAGTAATAGAAGATTCTGGAAATTCCTGAAAGAAAAAGGTCTAATTACTGATGAGAAATATAATAGATTAGTAAGAACTGAAGAATTTTCTGATGAAGAGTTAACAGGATTTATTGCTCGACAATTAGTAGAAACATCTCAATCAGTTAAAGCAGTAGCCGGAATATTAGGAGAATTAAATCCAAAAACTTCAATTTGTTATTCTAAAGCAGAAAATGTATCTAGCTTTAGACAAAATTTCGGAAAAATTAAAGAAGGTAATAGAAAATCAGATAATACTGAACAGTTAATCAAGGTTCGTGAAATTAATGATTATCATCATGCCAAAGACGCATATTTAAACGTTGTAGTAGGTAATGTTTATGATACAAAATTCACACGAAATGTCTTTAACTTCATTAAAGATAAGAAAGATGGAAGAAAATACTCATTGAATAATGTCTTTTATGAAAATGTATCTAATTCTAATAACGTTGCTTGGGAATTGAATAAAACAGTTCATCAAGTAGAAAAGGTTATGAACAATAACAATATTCTAGTAACAAGAAGAACATCAGAACAAAAAGGTGGATTGTTTGATGCTACTGTATATAAAGCTAAGGTAGCTGCTAAGGCTAAAGAAGGTGTGTATTATCCTTTGAAAACGTCTGATCCTGTAGTAAATGATGTTACAAAATATGGTGGATTCACAAAAGTTAAAATTGCATACTATTCAATTTTTGAATATACTTTAGTTAATAAAAAAGGTGAAGAAAAAATAACTAGAATTATTCCAATACCTATTTATGTTTCTCAAAACATAAAAGATGATAGTACATTATTAGAATTTGGTAAAACTCAAATTAATATTAAATCTGGTGAAGAAGTTAAAGATTTTAAATTAAAGTATAGGAAGTTGTGTATAGGGGATTTAGTCAAAATAAATAATTTCTTTAATTTTATAGGTGGCAAGACGAATGATAGTTTTGTATATGATGGAGCAGTACAAGTTACTTTAGATACTGAAAGTGAGAGATACATAAAAACTCTATCAAAATATCAAAATTGGAAAAAAGAAAATAAAGATGGGGAACTTTGGGAAAGTATTACTAAAGAGAAAAATACTGAGTTATATAATTTACTAGTTGAAAAAATGAATTCAGGAATTTTTATTAAGAAAAAACCAAATAAATTTAATGAGTTAAATAGTGAAGAAATTCGAAATAATTTTAGTAGTATAAGTTTAGAAGAACAAGCCAAAGTATTACTAGAAGTGTTGAATTTACTAACTAATAAAAAATCTATTTTTGATTTGAAGAGTATTAATATTACGGCAGCAAGAGGAAAAATTAGTTTTAACTTAAGTAATCTATCACAATTCTCAATAATAGAACAATCCGTTGCAGGATTCTATGAAAAAGAAATAACAATAATAGGGGATAAAGAAAATGACATGGAGAACAATAATTGTTAG